In a genomic window of Taeniopygia guttata chromosome 13, bTaeGut7.mat, whole genome shotgun sequence:
- the HNRNPAB gene encoding heterogeneous nuclear ribonucleoprotein A/B isoform X1 — translation MSEAEQQLAAGATQNGHEAAESAGEQQAESGGAAAAAGAAGAAGAAAAAGAGPAAGTAGTAASQNGAEGDQINASKNEEDAGKMFVGGLSWDTSKKDLKDYFTKFGEVTDCTIKMDPNTGRSRGFGFILFKEPGSVEKVLEQKEHRLDGRLIDPKKAMAMKKDPVKKIFVGGLNPEATEEKIREYFGEFGEIEAIELPMDPKTNKRRGFVFITFKEEDPVKKVLEKKFHNVSGSKCEIKVAQPKEVYQQQQFSSGGGRGSYGGRGRGGRGGAQSQNWNQGYGNYWNQGYGNQGYGYQQGYGGYGGYDYSGYGYYGYGPGYDYSQGSANYGKTPRRGGHQNNYKPY, via the exons ATGTCGGAAGCGGAGCAGCAGCTGGCGGCCGGCGCCACCCAGAACGGGCACGAAGCGGCCGAGAGcgctggggagcagcaggccgagagcggcggggccgctgcggcggcgggagcggcaggagcagcgggagcggcggcggcggcgggagccggCCCAGCGGCGGGAACAGCGGGCACGGCCGCCAGCCAGAATGGGGCCGAGGGCGACCAGATCAACGCCAGCAAGAACGAGGAGGACGCGGG GAAGATGTTTGTTGGTGGCCTCAGTTGGGATACAAGCAAAAAAGACTTGAAAGATTACTTCACCAAATTTGGTGAGGTAACCGACTGTACAATAAAGATGGACCCTAACACAGGAAGATCCAGAGGCTTTGGATTTATTCTCTTCAAAGAACCTGGGAGTGTTGAAAAG GTTCTGGAACAGAAAGAACACAGACTAGATGGACGACTAATTGATCCCAAGAAAGCCATGGCAATGAAAAAGGATccagtgaagaaaatatttgttggTGGGCTAAACCCAGAAGCTACAGAAGAGAAAATCAGGGAATACTTTGGAGAGTTTGGAGAG ATTGAAGCAATTGAACTGCCAATGGATCCAAAGACCAACAAAAGGAGGGGGTTTGTTTTCATCACTTTCAAGGAAGAGGATCCAGTGAAGAAAGTTTTGGAGAAGAAATTCCATAACGTCAGTGGAAGCAAG tGCGAGATTAAGGTAGCACAGCCAAAAGAAGTGTACCAGCAGCAACAGTTCAGTAGTGGTGGAGGAAGAGGTAGCTATGGAGGAAGAGGCAGAGGTGGAAGAGGCGGCG CTCAAAGTCAAAATTGGAATCAAGGTTATGGCAATTACTGGAACCAGGGTTATGGGAATCAAGGATACGGCTATCAGCAAGGTTATGGTGGCTATGGAGGCTATGATTATTCAGGATATGGGTATTATGGATATGGACCAGGCTATGATTACA GTCAAGGCAGTGCAAATTATGGGAAGACACCAAGACGTGGTGGTCATCAGAATAACTACAAGCCATATTGA
- the HNRNPAB gene encoding heterogeneous nuclear ribonucleoprotein A/B isoform X2, whose product MSEAEQQLAAGATQNGHEAAESAGEQQAESGGAAAAAGAAGAAGAAAAAGAGPAAGTAGTAASQNGAEGDQINASKNEEDAGKMFVGGLSWDTSKKDLKDYFTKFGEVTDCTIKMDPNTGRSRGFGFILFKEPGSVEKVLEQKEHRLDGRLIDPKKAMAMKKDPVKKIFVGGLNPEATEEKIREYFGEFGEIEAIELPMDPKTNKRRGFVFITFKEEDPVKKVLEKKFHNVSGSKCEIKVAQPKEVYQQQQFSSGGGRGSYGGRGRGGRGGGQGSANYGKTPRRGGHQNNYKPY is encoded by the exons ATGTCGGAAGCGGAGCAGCAGCTGGCGGCCGGCGCCACCCAGAACGGGCACGAAGCGGCCGAGAGcgctggggagcagcaggccgagagcggcggggccgctgcggcggcgggagcggcaggagcagcgggagcggcggcggcggcgggagccggCCCAGCGGCGGGAACAGCGGGCACGGCCGCCAGCCAGAATGGGGCCGAGGGCGACCAGATCAACGCCAGCAAGAACGAGGAGGACGCGGG GAAGATGTTTGTTGGTGGCCTCAGTTGGGATACAAGCAAAAAAGACTTGAAAGATTACTTCACCAAATTTGGTGAGGTAACCGACTGTACAATAAAGATGGACCCTAACACAGGAAGATCCAGAGGCTTTGGATTTATTCTCTTCAAAGAACCTGGGAGTGTTGAAAAG GTTCTGGAACAGAAAGAACACAGACTAGATGGACGACTAATTGATCCCAAGAAAGCCATGGCAATGAAAAAGGATccagtgaagaaaatatttgttggTGGGCTAAACCCAGAAGCTACAGAAGAGAAAATCAGGGAATACTTTGGAGAGTTTGGAGAG ATTGAAGCAATTGAACTGCCAATGGATCCAAAGACCAACAAAAGGAGGGGGTTTGTTTTCATCACTTTCAAGGAAGAGGATCCAGTGAAGAAAGTTTTGGAGAAGAAATTCCATAACGTCAGTGGAAGCAAG tGCGAGATTAAGGTAGCACAGCCAAAAGAAGTGTACCAGCAGCAACAGTTCAGTAGTGGTGGAGGAAGAGGTAGCTATGGAGGAAGAGGCAGAGGTGGAAGAGGCGGCG GTCAAGGCAGTGCAAATTATGGGAAGACACCAAGACGTGGTGGTCATCAGAATAACTACAAGCCATATTGA
- the PHYKPL gene encoding 5-phosphohydroxy-L-lysine phospho-lyase, producing MRAAQPRCRQQTLALRRQLLGSSCKLFFPNDPVKIVKAKGQYMYDEDGRQYLDCINNVAHVGHCHPDIVKAAHEQNQLLNTNSRYLNDNLVDYAQRLSKTLPEKLCIFYFLNSGSEANDLALRLARQYTKHEDVIVLDHAYHGHLTSLIDISPYKFRNLEGQKEWVHVAPVPDTYRGLYREDHEDSVTAYADEVKNIIEHAHKRGRKIAAFFVESLPSVGGQIIPPAGYFQKVAEHVHKAGGVFIADEIQVGFGRVGKHFWAFQLQGEDFIPDIVTMGKPIGNGHPLACVATTKEIAEAFAATGVEYFNTFGGNPVSCAIGLAVLDVIEKEHLQAHATEVGNFLMKTLKEQQIKHPIIGDVRGCGLFIGVDLIKDKEERTPATAEAEDLITRLKEEYILLSTDGPGRNVLKFKPPMCFNMEDAKFVVETIDKILTDMEKESLNQQKTPVCST from the exons ATGCGGGCGGCCCAGCCGCGCTGCCGGCAGCAGACGCTGGCCCTGCGGCGGCAGCTCCTCGG CTCTTCTTGCAAGCTGTTTTTTCCTAACGATCCAGTGAAGATTGTGAAGGCAAAAGGCCAGTACATGTATGATGAGGATGGGAGACAGTACCTTGACTGCATAAACAATGTTGCTCACG TTGGACACTGTCACCCTGATATAGTAAAGGCAGCCCATGAACAGAATCAATTGTTAAATACTAATTCTCGTTACCTTAATGACAACTTGGTTGATTATGCACAAAGACTTTCAAAAACACTACCTGAAAAATTATGCATCTTCTATTTCTTGAATTCTGG GTCTGAAGCCAATGACCTTGCCCTGAGATTGGCACGGCAGTACACAAAACATGAGGATGTTATCGTTTTAGACCA TGCTTACCATGGACATCTGACATCTTTGATTGACATAAGCCCATATAAATTCAGAAATCTAGAAGGACAAAAGGAATGGGTCCACGTG GCTCCTGTTCCAGACACATACAGAGGACTTTACAGAGAAGACCATGAAGATTCAGTAACAGCCTATGCTGATgaagtaaaaaatattattgagCATGCACACAAGAGAGGCAGAAAG ATTGCTGCATTTTTTGTTGAATCTCTACCAAGCGTTGGTGGTCAAATCATTCCCCCAGCAGGATATTTTCAGAAGGTTGCAGA GCATGTGCACAAGGCAGGAGGTGTATTTATTGCTGATGAAATTCAAGTTGGCTTTGGCAGGGTTGGCAAGCACTTTTGGGCATTCCAGCTTCAGGGAGAAGATTTTATACCTGATATTGTCACTATGGGGAAACCAATAGGAAATGGGCACCCGCTTGCTTGTGTAGCGACAACAAAAGAAATTGCAGAAGCATTTGCGGCCACAGGAGTAGAGTATTTTAATACA TTTGGTGGGAACCCTGTTTCATGTGCCATTGGATTAGCTGTGCTAGATGTAATTGAAAAGGAACACCTTCAGGCTCATGCCACAGAGGTAGGCAACTTCTTGATGAAGACACTCAAGGAGCAGCAAATCAAGCATCCCATCATCGGTGATGTCAG AGGGTGTGGCTTATTCATTGGAGTGGACTTAATCAAGGacaaagaagaaaggactcCAGCCACAGCAGAAGCTGAGGATTTAATAACAAG aCTTAAGGAAGAATATATTCTACTGAGTACAGATGGGCCAGGAAGAAATGTGCTGAAATTCAAGCCCCCAATGTGTTTTAATATGGAGGATGCAAAATTTGTTGTGGAGACAATTGACAAAATACTAACAG ATATGGAAAAAGAAAgtctgaaccaacagaaaacaCCAGTTTGTTCAACCTGA